One Paraburkholderia kururiensis DNA window includes the following coding sequences:
- a CDS encoding DUF3185 family protein — protein MAKAISIALIVGGVVLLYFGGQSFHSFSNDMSRLFTGAPTNKTIFLIAGGAVALLAGLTGLASSGRKR, from the coding sequence ATGGCAAAAGCGATTTCGATCGCGTTGATCGTCGGCGGCGTCGTGCTGCTGTATTTCGGCGGACAGTCGTTTCACTCGTTCAGCAACGACATGTCGCGCCTCTTCACGGGCGCACCCACCAACAAGACCATCTTTCTGATTGCAGGCGGCGCCGTGGCGTTACTGGCCGGGCTGACGGGCCTGGCTTCGTCGGGCAGGAAGCGCTAG
- a CDS encoding fatty acid desaturase family protein, which produces MDLRAAASATGRERPPAPRAAIDVRANAALATLAMLAAGVQLIALPCALCAWGPAALIAVVPAMVPIVLLTPMHWGLVHEGIHGQLMPGRRLNEWLARALCIALALPFDTVRFGHLMHHRFTREPYDRPDVHETGAPRWRTWLMYYVRLFGGLYVGELVVPLLAFLPRRLSRTVVLSAVGEEGPVGPEVQRLFGNFAADPVRRYRTRRDWLLSVAVYGASLYMYGAWWPVLAATMYLRGLWLSLADNLPHYGVGLGEPGRARNFRVPRGWPLLLMNHHLHQWHHRYPTLPWTALPAVARAQSGDVDRQNERGVTEKALESAGAHHADIPYFRAALRQLRGPRGVHVQLGVGAHVTDAGSSRPREQ; this is translated from the coding sequence ATGGACCTCCGTGCCGCCGCATCGGCGACGGGCCGCGAGCGGCCGCCTGCCCCACGCGCCGCGATCGACGTACGCGCGAATGCTGCACTCGCCACGTTGGCGATGCTCGCAGCGGGCGTGCAACTGATTGCACTGCCATGCGCGCTGTGCGCCTGGGGACCGGCCGCGCTGATCGCCGTCGTGCCCGCGATGGTGCCCATCGTCCTCTTGACGCCGATGCACTGGGGCCTCGTTCACGAAGGCATCCACGGGCAGTTGATGCCAGGGCGTCGGCTCAACGAATGGCTGGCACGCGCGCTCTGCATTGCGCTTGCGCTGCCCTTCGACACCGTTCGCTTCGGTCACCTGATGCATCACCGCTTCACGCGCGAGCCCTACGACCGTCCCGACGTGCACGAAACGGGCGCACCACGCTGGCGCACCTGGCTCATGTATTACGTGCGCCTGTTCGGCGGCCTCTACGTGGGAGAACTCGTGGTGCCGCTGCTGGCGTTCCTGCCGCGCAGGCTTTCGCGGACGGTTGTGCTGAGCGCGGTAGGCGAGGAAGGACCGGTCGGCCCCGAGGTGCAACGGCTCTTCGGCAATTTCGCTGCCGACCCGGTGCGGCGTTATCGCACGCGGCGCGACTGGCTGCTGTCGGTGGCGGTCTACGGTGCGTCTCTCTATATGTATGGCGCGTGGTGGCCCGTTCTTGCTGCGACGATGTATCTGCGCGGCCTGTGGCTTTCGCTCGCCGACAACCTGCCGCACTACGGCGTGGGGCTGGGCGAGCCGGGACGTGCCCGCAATTTCCGCGTGCCCCGCGGTTGGCCGTTGCTGCTGATGAACCATCACCTGCATCAGTGGCATCACCGCTATCCGACGTTGCCGTGGACGGCGCTGCCCGCCGTGGCGCGCGCACAGTCAGGCGACGTGGACAGGCAAAACGAGAGGGGCGTTACGGAGAAAGCCTTGGAGAGCGCCGGCGCTCATCACGCCGACATCCCTTATTTCCGGGCCGCGCTGCGCCAGCTACGTGGCCCGCGCGGCGTACACGTGCAGTTAGGCGTCGGCGCGCACGTGACCGATGCCGGGTCATCGCGGCCACGAGAGCAATAA
- the mgrA gene encoding L-glyceraldehyde 3-phosphate reductase codes for MAYEAASERYSDMQYRVCGKSGLKLPALSLGLWHNFGDTTPISTQRDILRTAFDLGITHFDLANNYGPPYGSAETNFGRIFKDDFRPYRDELLISSKAGWDMWPGPYGQGGGSRKYVLASLDQSLARMGLDYVDIFYSHRFDADTPLEETAGALASAVQQGKALYVGISSYSAAKTREMAKLLAEYKVPLLIHQPAYNLLNRWIEHELLDTLDTLGVGSIAFTPLAQGLLTNKYLHGVPQDARVNRPGGGSLQQSHLNETNLEHVRKLNDIAQRRGQSLAQMAIAWTLRGGRVTSALIGASRAEQVRENVAALKNIEFSKEELAEIDRYAVEGGVNLWEKPSTDQHV; via the coding sequence ATGGCCTACGAAGCAGCTTCAGAACGCTATTCGGACATGCAGTACCGCGTATGCGGCAAGTCGGGACTCAAACTGCCGGCACTCTCGCTCGGCCTGTGGCACAACTTCGGCGACACCACGCCCATTTCGACGCAGCGCGACATCCTGCGCACCGCGTTCGATCTCGGCATCACGCACTTCGATCTGGCGAATAACTACGGCCCGCCGTACGGCAGCGCGGAAACCAATTTCGGCCGCATCTTCAAGGACGACTTCCGGCCCTATCGCGACGAGTTGCTGATCTCGTCGAAGGCCGGCTGGGACATGTGGCCCGGTCCGTACGGCCAGGGCGGCGGCTCGCGCAAGTACGTGCTGGCGAGCCTCGATCAGAGCCTCGCGCGCATGGGACTCGATTACGTCGACATCTTCTATTCGCACCGCTTCGACGCGGATACGCCGCTCGAGGAAACCGCCGGCGCACTCGCGTCCGCGGTGCAGCAGGGCAAGGCGCTGTACGTGGGCATTTCGTCGTACTCGGCGGCGAAAACGCGCGAGATGGCGAAGCTGCTGGCCGAATACAAGGTGCCGCTGCTGATCCATCAACCGGCCTACAACCTGCTGAACCGTTGGATCGAGCACGAACTGCTCGATACGCTCGACACGCTCGGCGTGGGCAGCATCGCGTTCACGCCGCTCGCTCAGGGGCTGCTCACCAACAAGTATCTGCACGGCGTGCCGCAGGACGCCCGCGTGAACCGTCCGGGCGGCGGCTCGCTGCAGCAGAGCCATCTGAACGAGACGAACCTCGAACACGTGCGCAAGCTCAACGACATCGCACAACGCCGCGGCCAGAGCCTCGCGCAGATGGCGATTGCGTGGACGCTGCGCGGCGGCCGCGTGACGTCGGCGCTGATCGGTGCAAGCCGTGCCGAGCAGGTGCGTGAGAACGTTGCCGCGTTGAAGAACATTGAGTTCTCGAAGGAAGAACTCGCGGAGATCGACCGTTACGCGGTGGAAGGCGGCGTGAACCTGTGGGAGAAGCCGTCAACCGATCAGCACGTCTGA
- a CDS encoding MFS transporter, which translates to MLFAGYATFSLLYCVQPLLPAFSTAFDVSPAQSSLALSLSTATLAFAVFVAGFVSEGWSRHRLMTASLTASSVLTLAVAFVPQWHQLLVLRALEGLALGGVPAVAMAYLAEEVNPNGLGLAMGLYVGGTAIGGMAGRVITGIVADLLGWRAAVGTIGVLGILSTLAFRSLLPPSRHFVPRRGLGITHHRSALVKHFARPGLPVLFFMAFVLMGSFVTLYNYIGYRLIAPPYRLNQTTIGAIFVVYLTGVIASPLSGRMADRFGRGRVLIACIAIMIAGLLLTMLHPLAAIVAGIACVTFGFFAGHAVASGWVGRLAKEAKGHAAALYLLTYYLGSSVVGSYGGRFWTAYGWNGVAALVGALLAVGIVAATWLQGRERVGAA; encoded by the coding sequence CTGCTGTTCGCGGGATACGCGACGTTCTCGCTGCTCTACTGCGTGCAGCCGCTCCTGCCTGCGTTCTCCACGGCGTTCGACGTGAGTCCCGCGCAAAGCAGCCTCGCACTCTCGCTCTCCACCGCGACACTCGCGTTTGCCGTGTTCGTGGCCGGCTTCGTCTCCGAGGGATGGAGCCGGCATCGGCTTATGACTGCGTCGCTGACGGCGTCGTCGGTGCTCACGCTCGCGGTGGCGTTCGTGCCGCAGTGGCATCAACTGCTCGTGCTGCGCGCGCTCGAAGGGCTCGCCCTGGGCGGCGTGCCTGCCGTCGCCATGGCCTACCTCGCCGAAGAGGTGAACCCGAACGGGCTCGGCCTCGCGATGGGGCTTTACGTGGGCGGCACCGCGATAGGCGGCATGGCGGGACGGGTCATCACGGGCATCGTCGCGGACCTGCTCGGCTGGCGGGCGGCCGTGGGCACGATCGGGGTGCTGGGCATTCTCTCGACGCTCGCGTTCCGTTCGCTGCTGCCGCCCTCGCGCCACTTCGTGCCGCGCCGGGGGCTCGGCATCACGCATCACCGCAGTGCACTGGTGAAGCATTTCGCGCGCCCAGGGCTGCCCGTGCTGTTCTTCATGGCCTTCGTGCTGATGGGCAGCTTCGTCACGCTCTACAACTACATCGGCTACCGGCTCATCGCGCCGCCGTACCGGCTCAACCAGACGACCATCGGCGCGATCTTCGTGGTCTATCTGACGGGCGTGATCGCGTCGCCGCTGTCGGGCCGCATGGCGGACCGCTTCGGACGCGGACGCGTGCTGATCGCCTGCATCGCCATCATGATTGCCGGCCTGCTGCTCACCATGCTGCATCCGCTCGCGGCTATCGTCGCGGGCATTGCGTGCGTGACGTTCGGCTTCTTCGCCGGTCACGCGGTGGCAAGCGGCTGGGTGGGACGGCTCGCGAAAGAGGCCAAGGGCCACGCCGCCGCGCTTTATCTGCTCACGTATTACCTTGGGTCGAGCGTCGTGGGCTCGTACGGCGGACGGTTCTGGACGGCCTACGGCTGGAACGGCGTCGCGGCGCTGGTGGGGGCGCTGCTTGCCGTGGGCATCGTGGCCGCGACATGGTTGCAGGGACGCGAGCGCGTGGGAGCGGCATAG